Proteins co-encoded in one Marmota flaviventris isolate mMarFla1 chromosome 9, mMarFla1.hap1, whole genome shotgun sequence genomic window:
- the LOC114079492 gene encoding olfactory receptor 5J3-like, with translation MAGRNVSVITEFILLGMTDNPELNTALFVLFLLIYVVTVVGNIWIIVVIVSSAQLHSPKYFFLSHLAFLDFCYSSVFIPKMLLNYFAGQKVISYHGCLLQYSFVSLFLTTECFLLAAMAYDRYLAICHPLHYRGLMTLTFCICLVTASYLLGCANSLTHLSSLLRLSFCGPNVIDHYFCDIPLLFRLSCSDSHHNELLFLVLSGATSVTTFLLVASSYLGILIVVLRMNSSRGRYKALSTCASHLTVVTLFYGTMMSTYLGTSAHYPQDRQKILSVFYTLLWPILNLLIYSIRNREAKEAMTRIIKRKIFSH, from the coding sequence ATGGCTGGCAGAAATGTCAGTGTGATAACTGAATTCATCCTCCTGGGTATGACCGATAACCCGGAACTGAATACAGCCCTCTTTGTGCTGTTTCTCTTGATCTATGTCGTTACTGTGGTAGGAAATATTTGGATTATAGTGGTAATTGTGTCCAGTGCCCAGCTTCATTCTCCCAAATACTTTTTCCTGAGCCACTTGGCTTTCTTGGATTTTTGCTATTCCTCAGTCTTTATTCCTAAAATGTTGCTCAACTACTTTGCAGGACAGAAAGTCATCTCCTATCATGGTTGTCTCCTTCAGTATTCCTTTGTCAGCCTCTTCCTGACCACAGAATGCTTCCTTCTGGctgccatggcctatgaccgatACCTTGCCATTTGCCACCCCCTGCATTACAGAGGTCTCATGACCCTCACATTCTGCATCTGCCTGGTGACTGCTTCTTACCTGCTGGGTTGTGCCAACTCACTCACCCACCTGAGCAGCTTGCTCCGGCTGTCTTTCTGTGGGCCCAATGTTATTGACCATTATTTCTGTGATATTCCTTTACTCTTCCGACTCTCTTGTTCTGACAGCCACCACAATGAGCTTTTATTCCTTGTCCTCTCTGGAGCGACCTCAGTGACAACCTTTTTGTTGGTAGCTAGCTCCTACCTGGGAATTCTTATCGTGGTCCTGAGAATGAACTCCTCCAGGGGTAGGTACAAAGCCTTATCCACCTGTGCCTCCCACCTGACCGTGGTAACTCTCTTCTACGGAACAATGATGTCTACCTACCTGGGAACCAGCGCTCACTACCCGCAGGACAGACAGAAAATTCTGTCTGTGTTTTATACTCTTTTGTGGCCAATACTAAATCTTCTAATATACAGCATAAGAAACAGAGAAGCCAAAGAAGCCATGACAAgaataattaagagaaaaatattttcccattga
- the LOC114079491 gene encoding olfactory receptor 5J3-like, whose amino-acid sequence MAYVNFTLVTEFILLGLTDRAELKVLLFVLFLLIYAISLVGNLGMLFLIQITPKLHTPMYHFLSCLSFVDACYSSVFAPKMLLNFFVKQETISFSACIGQYFLFVSLLTTEGFLLAAMAYDRYVAIVNPLLYTVAMTKGVCTMLVFGSCVGGLINSLTHTIGLVKLSFCGPNVIRHFFCDLPPLLKLSCSDTSTNELLLLIFSGVIAMLTFLTVMISYIFIVAAILRIRSVAGRRKAFSTCASHLTAVTLFYGSISFSYIQPSSQYSLEQEKVVSVFYTLVIPMLNPLIYSLRNKEVKDAVKRATTMKRFCP is encoded by the coding sequence ATGGCTTATGTCAATTTTACTTTGGTGACTGAATTCATCCTTTTGGGACTAACAGATCGCGCTGAGCTGAAGGTGCTTCTCTTCGTGTTGTTCCTGTTGATCTATGCCATTTCTTTGGTGGGCAATCTAGGAATGCTCTTTCTAATCCAAATAACTCCCAAACTCCACACACCCATGTATCATTTCCTCAGCTGTCTGTCCTTTGTAGATGCCTGCTATTCTTCCGTTTTTGCACCCAAAATGCTGCTAAACTTCTTTGTTAAACAGGAGACCATCTCATTCTCTGCGTGCATTGggcagtattttttgtttgtgtccCTCCTTACCACTGAGGGCTTTCTGCTTGCAGCAATGGCTTATGATCGCTATGTGGCCATTGTGAACCCGTTACTTTATACAGTGGCTATGACTAAAGGAGTCTGCACCATGCTTGTATTTGGGTCCTGTGTGGGAGGCTTAATCAACTCACTGACACACACAATTGGCTTAGTGAAGCTGTCCTTCTGTGGGCCAAATGTCATCAGGCACTTCTTCTGTGACCTTCCTCCCCTGTTGAAGCTGTCATGTTCTGACACATCCACGAATGAATTGCTGCTCTTAATCTTCTCTGGTGTTATTGCCATGCTCACTTTCTTGACCGTGATGATCTCCTACATCTTCATCGTGGCTGCCATCCTGAGGATCCGTTCAGTGGCAGGTAGAcgcaaagccttctccacctgtgcctcGCATCTCACAGCTGTGACCCTCTTCTATGGCTCCATAAGCTTCAGCTACATTCAGCCAAGCTCCCAATACTCCTTAGAGCAAGAAAAGGTGGTGTCTGTGTTTTACACCCTGGTGATTCCTATGTTAAACCCACTGATTTACAGTTTAAGAAACAAGGAAGTGAAGGATGCTGTAAAAAGGGCTACAACTATGAAACGTTTTTGTCCTTAA
- the LOC114079507 gene encoding olfactory receptor 5J3-like, whose product MGGWNHTGVEEFLLVGLTENPDLQIPLFLLFTLIYLITLTGNWGMIVLIRLSTQLHTAMYFFLSNLSFCDICYSTVFAPKMLINFLSKRKSITFFGCVLQSFFFAVYVTTEGILLSMMAYDRYVAIANPLMYTVVMTQSVCIQMVLASYLGGLINSLTHTIGLLQLDFCGPNVVNHYFCDIPPLLRLSCSDAHSNEMLLLVFSGVISVFTFIVIMVSYIRIIIAIQRIRSAEGRRKAFSTCASHLTAVTLFYGSVTFSYIQPSSQYSLEQEKVSAVFYTLVIPMLNPLIYSLRNKDVKDAAKKSLLWKRNPT is encoded by the coding sequence ATGGGAGGCTGGAATCATACAGGTGTGGAGGAATTCCTTCTGGTAGGATTAACTGAAAATCCTGATTTGCAGATCCCTCTCTTCTTACTCTTCACCCTTATTTATCTCATCACTCTGACAGGTAACTGGGGGATGATTGTCTTGATCAGATTAAGCACCCAGCTTCACACTGCCATGTACTTCTTCCTTAGCAATCTCTCTTTTTGTGATATTTGCTACTCTACTGTCTTTGCTCCTAAGATGCTGATCAATTTCCTATCCAAACGTAAGTCCATTACGTTTTTTGGCTGTGTTCTACAGAGCTTCTTTTTTGCAGTGTATGTAACCACAGAGGGCATCCTCTTGTCTATGATGGCTTATGACAGGTATGTGGCAATAGCAAACCCCTTGATGTATACAGTCGTTATGACACAAAGCGTCTGTATTCAAATGGTCCTTGCATCTTACTTGGGTGGTCTCATTAATTCGCTGACACACACGATAGGATTGCTCCAACTAGACTTCTGTGGTCCTAATGTTGTGAATCATTACTTCTGTGACATCCCTCCTCTCCTGAGGCTTTCGTGTTCTGATGCCCATAGCAATGAGATGCTGCTTTTAGTCTTCTCTGGGGTCATTTCAGTGTTCACTTTTATCGTCATCATGGTCTCCTATATCCGCATCATTATTGCCATCCAGAGAATCCGCTCTGCTGAGGGGAGGcgcaaagccttctccacctgtgcttCACACCTGACTGCAGTGACTTTATTTTATGGGTCTGTGACCTTCAGCTACATCCAACCAAGCTCTCAGTATTCCCTTGAACAGGAGAAGGTGTCTGCTGTGTTTTACACATTGGTGATCCCCATGCTAAACCCACTGAtttacagcctgaggaacaaggatgtGAAAGATGCAGCAAAAAAATCACTTCTATGGAAGAGAAACCCCACTTGA
- the LOC114079499 gene encoding olfactory receptor 5AS1-like, giving the protein MLGSNQTRPTEFLLVGFTENLPLRFILFFVFFIVYALTVVGNVGLIVLAKVDSRLQTPMYYFISNLSFLDISYSTTIAPKMLVNFLASRKSISFYGCTLQMFFFACFADAECLILAVMAYDRYAAICHPLLYPTLMSRRLCTSLVVLAYISGSITSLVHVCLTVKLPFCGSNVINHFFCDIPPLLALSCTDTHINELLLFILCGGIQISTFVVIFISYFCILLTVLSMKSSEGRSKAFSTCASHLIAVKLFYGTLLFMYLRPTTSYSPESDKVVAVFYTVVFPMFNPIIYSFRNKDVKNALKKLCEKRVFKN; this is encoded by the coding sequence atGTTGGGGAGTAATCAGACCAGGCCTACTGAGTTCCTACTTGTTGGCTTCACAGAAAATCTCCCCCTCAGATTCAtattgttctttgtgtttttcatCGTGTATGCCTTAACTGTGGTAGGAAATGTGGGTTTAATAGTCCTAGCTAAGGTTGACTCAAGACTGCAAACCcccatgtattattttattagcaACTTGTCTTTCTTAGACATCAGCTATTCTACAACAATTGCTCCAAAAATGCTGGTGAATTTCTTAGCTTCCAGGAAGAGTATCTCTTTCTATGGCTGTACACTGCAGatgtttttctttgcttgttttgcGGATGCAGAGTGCCTGATCCTGGCGGtaatggcctatgaccgctatgcaGCCATTTGCCACCCATTGCTCTATCCAACACTAATGTCTCGAAGACTCTGTACCAGCCTCGTTGTACTGGCTTACATCAGTGGAAGTATCACTTCACTGGTGCATGTGTGCCTCACAGTTAAGCTGCCATTCTGTGGTTCCAATGTCATCAACCACTTTTTCTGTGACATCCCACCTCTCCTGGCTTTGTCTTGCACAGATACCCACATCAATGAGCTTCTGCTCTTTATCTTGTGTGGTGGCATCCAGATCAGCACTTTTGTGGTCATATTTATCTCTTACTTCTGCATCCTCCTGACTGTTCTGAGCATGAAGTCGTCAGAAGGCAGGAGCAAAGCCTTTTCTACCTGTGCTTCCCATCTCATAGCTGTCAAGTTGTTTTACGGGACACTCCTGTTTATGTACTTACGTCCCACCACCAGCTATTCCCCGGAAAGTGACAAGGTGGTTGCAGTGTTTTATACTGTGGTCTTTCCCATGTTTAATCCAATAATCTATAGTTTCAGAAATAAGGATGTGAAAAATGCTCTCAAAAAGCTGTGTGAAAAAcgtgtatttaaaaattag